The Arachis hypogaea cultivar Tifrunner chromosome 19, arahy.Tifrunner.gnm2.J5K5, whole genome shotgun sequence genome has a window encoding:
- the LOC140182333 gene encoding secreted RxLR effector protein 161-like: protein MENAKSMGTPMHPNSKLENGDTEKDVDKTRYIGMIGSLMYLTSSRSDIVQSVGICSRFQSQPNESHLFVVKRIIRYVHGTSNFGLWYPKTNEFSAVGYYDADFARDRVDRRSTSGICCFLGRSLNIWSRKKQSTVALSTTEAKYIAASSCCSQLLWLKT, encoded by the coding sequence ATGGAAAATGCCAAATCCATGGGAACACCCATGCACCCTAACTCTAAGTTAGAAAATGGTGATACTGAGAAAGATGTAGATAAAACTAGGTATataggaatgattggttctcttatgtacttaacatcCTCTAGATCCGATATTGTACAAAGTGTTGGAATTTGCTCTAGATTTCAATCACAACCGAATGAATCACATCTTTTTgtagttaaaaggatcattagatatgttcatggcacatctaaTTTTGGTTTATGGTACCCCAAGACTAATGaattttctgcagttggttattatGATGCAGACTTTGCCAGAGACAGAGTAGATAGAAGAAGTACGTCAGGCATATGTTGTTTTCTTGGAAGGTCTTTGAATATCTGGTCTAGGAAGAAGCAGTCTACGGTGGCATTATCCACTACCGAGGCTAAGTATATTGCTGCCTCCTCATGTTGTTCTCAACTTCTTTGGTTGAAAACTTaa